In Actinomycetota bacterium, the genomic window CCGGCCGTCGGGCGCCCGGCCGACCTCTATCGTTCCGCCCACCGCCTCGACCCGCTCCCTCATTCCGACGATCCCGTTGCCCGGCTGGTCGGGGCCGCCGGAGTCGCCCCGGTTCAGCACCTCGATGCTCAACCCTTCGTCGGAGTAGTCCAGCCGCAGCTTCGCCCCGGTGGCCGACCCGTGCTTGTGGGCGTTGGTCAGCGACTCCTGCACCACCCGGTAGCCGGTCATC contains:
- a CDS encoding ATP-binding protein; translated protein: APVETVPTLDQLDELIRSFQESGLEVEWRSSGEHRPLSPAVEMTGYRVVQESLTNAHKHGSATGAKLRLDYSDEGLSIEVLNRGDSGGPDQPGNGIVGMRERVEAVGGTIEVGRAPDGRFRVHATLPVASQ